The following are encoded together in the Clostridium sp. 'White wine YQ' genome:
- a CDS encoding leucyl aminopeptidase produces MDINYKKFPCSEADAVIIPLFEGKVEVPNEETNRFLDLIKAKGQFKGAKGEVISFIRDLGGNLQDAIITGLGKEEELSNEAIRVALSKAVRKAKELKDKRIFIKIPENSKLSYYETSKAIVEGLGLGAYSFEKYKSKNETIELSFSLAGRDISDEETSNINEAIEEGQVLVEAAEVARDLVNEPANALYPRTLAEKAKDLGDTYGFEVEVKDDEEIKALGMEAFLTVARGSKNSPKLIVMRYYGDDNNKDKVLGLVGKGLTYDSGGYSLKPSSGMETMKSDMGGAAAVIGTMMSIARRKLKTNVIAVVAACENMISGDAYKPGDIIGSMAGKKIEVINTDAEGRLTLADAVTYIIRKEGVNEVIDVATLTGAALVALGTTTTAVITNNNEFYGELSAASEYSGERVWQLPSFPEYKKLIKSDIADLKNTGGRYAGTITAGLFIGEFVEDKPWMHLDIAGTAWNDSARDYSQKGGTGEPLRTLYELLKRRAK; encoded by the coding sequence ATGGACATAAACTATAAAAAGTTTCCTTGTTCTGAGGCTGATGCAGTTATAATACCTTTATTTGAAGGAAAGGTTGAAGTGCCCAATGAAGAAACTAATAGGTTCTTAGATTTAATAAAAGCTAAGGGACAGTTTAAAGGAGCTAAAGGGGAAGTAATAAGCTTTATAAGAGATTTAGGCGGAAACCTTCAAGATGCAATAATCACAGGTCTTGGTAAAGAAGAAGAACTGTCAAATGAAGCCATTAGAGTAGCTTTATCAAAAGCTGTAAGAAAGGCAAAAGAGTTAAAGGATAAAAGGATATTTATTAAGATTCCGGAAAACTCAAAACTAAGCTATTATGAAACCTCAAAAGCAATTGTAGAAGGACTAGGACTAGGAGCATATAGCTTTGAGAAATATAAAAGTAAGAATGAAACAATTGAATTAAGTTTCTCCTTAGCAGGAAGAGATATTAGTGATGAAGAGACTAGTAATATCAATGAGGCAATAGAAGAGGGGCAAGTTTTAGTTGAAGCAGCAGAAGTTGCTAGAGATTTAGTTAATGAACCTGCAAATGCTCTATACCCAAGAACTTTAGCTGAAAAGGCTAAAGACTTAGGAGATACATATGGTTTTGAAGTAGAAGTAAAAGATGATGAAGAAATTAAAGCTTTAGGAATGGAAGCATTTCTAACTGTTGCAAGAGGATCTAAAAACAGTCCTAAGTTAATTGTAATGAGATATTACGGTGATGATAATAATAAGGATAAAGTTTTAGGTTTAGTTGGAAAAGGACTTACATATGACTCAGGTGGATATTCACTAAAGCCAAGTAGTGGAATGGAAACTATGAAGTCTGACATGGGAGGAGCAGCTGCAGTAATTGGAACAATGATGTCTATAGCTAGAAGAAAGTTAAAGACTAATGTAATAGCAGTTGTAGCAGCTTGTGAAAACATGATATCAGGTGATGCATATAAGCCAGGAGATATTATAGGCTCTATGGCAGGTAAGAAGATTGAGGTTATAAATACAGATGCAGAAGGAAGACTTACTCTTGCAGATGCAGTTACATACATAATTAGAAAAGAAGGAGTTAATGAAGTAATTGATGTTGCCACATTAACAGGTGCAGCTTTAGTTGCTTTAGGAACTACAACAACAGCAGTAATAACAAATAATAATGAGTTCTATGGAGAACTTAGTGCAGCATCAGAATACTCTGGGGAAAGAGTATGGCAGCTTCCAAGCTTCCCAGAATATAAGAAGTTAATTAAATCAGATATAGCAGATTTAAAAAATACTGGTGGAAGATATGCTGGAACAATAACTGCTGGTTTATTTATTGGAGAGTTTGTGGAAGATAAGCCATGGATGCATTTGGATATAGCAGGAACTGCTTGGAATGATTCAGCTAGAGATTATTCACAAAAGGGTGGAACTGGAGAACCTTTAAGAACTTTATATGAACTTTTAAAGAGAAGAGCTAAATAA
- the nrdG gene encoding anaerobic ribonucleoside-triphosphate reductase activating protein encodes MDKNIRLSGIAYESLVNGPGIRRVFFSQGCIHNCKECFNPDTHDFNGGELRDMDELILDVKENPMIKGITFSGGDPFEQADKFAYMAKEFKKLGLNIWSYTGYTFEYILSHLEEREGWKELINNIDALVDGRFEVERKEDGLRFRGSSNQRIINVPESLREGKVILVEI; translated from the coding sequence ATGGATAAAAATATTAGATTATCAGGAATAGCATATGAATCTTTAGTTAATGGCCCTGGTATTAGAAGAGTTTTCTTCTCCCAAGGATGTATACATAATTGTAAAGAATGTTTTAACCCAGACACCCATGATTTTAATGGGGGAGAACTTAGAGATATGGATGAACTTATACTAGATGTTAAGGAAAATCCAATGATAAAGGGAATAACTTTCTCAGGTGGAGACCCATTTGAACAAGCTGATAAATTCGCTTATATGGCTAAGGAATTTAAAAAACTTGGATTAAATATTTGGAGCTATACTGGATATACCTTTGAATATATATTAAGCCATCTAGAGGAAAGAGAAGGTTGGAAAGAACTAATTAATAATATTGATGCCTTAGTTGATGGAAGATTTGAAGTAGAAAGAAAAGAAGATGGACTTAGGTTTAGAGGATCATCAAATCAAAGGATTATCAATGTGCCTGAGAGTTTAAGAGAAGGAAAAGTTATTTTGGTTGAGATTTAG
- the asnS gene encoding asparagine--tRNA ligase: MSNNILVKSLYREQKDFANKEIKISGWIRTLRASNAFGFIELNDGSFFKNVQIVLDANKLENFKDISKLPISSSISVIGTLVETPDAKQPFEIQADQIIVEGMSSSDYPLQKKRHTFEYLRTIAHLRPRSNAFSAVFRVRSVAAYAIHKFFQERGFVYTHTPILTGSDAEGAGEMFRVTTLDLNNIPKTEEGKIDYSEDFFGKETNLTVSGQLNGESFALAFRNIYTFGPTFRAENSNTARHAAEFWMIEPEISFADLKDDMELAEDMLKFVINYVMEECPEELEFFNQFIDKGLLERLNHVVTSDFGKVTYTEAVELLQKSDKKFEYPVEWGIDLQTEHERYLTEEIFKRPVFVTDYPKDIKAFYMRLNEDGKTVAAMDCLVPGIGEIIGGSQREERLDVLKKKMAELNLNEEDYWWYLELRKYGETPHSGFGLGFERLIMYITGMTNIRDVIPFPRTTGQSDF, encoded by the coding sequence ATGAGTAACAACATTTTAGTAAAGTCTCTTTATAGAGAACAAAAAGATTTTGCTAACAAAGAGATTAAAATTAGTGGATGGATTAGGACTTTAAGAGCTTCTAATGCCTTTGGATTTATTGAATTAAATGACGGTTCTTTCTTTAAGAACGTACAAATAGTTTTAGATGCTAATAAATTAGAAAACTTTAAAGATATTTCTAAGTTACCTATCAGTTCATCAATATCTGTTATAGGTACTTTAGTTGAAACACCTGATGCAAAACAACCTTTTGAAATTCAAGCAGATCAAATTATAGTTGAAGGAATGTCTTCCTCTGACTACCCTCTTCAAAAGAAGAGACATACTTTTGAGTATTTAAGAACAATTGCTCACTTAAGACCAAGAAGTAATGCATTTTCTGCAGTTTTTAGAGTTCGTTCTGTTGCAGCATATGCTATACACAAGTTCTTCCAAGAAAGAGGATTTGTATATACACATACTCCAATTTTAACTGGATCTGATGCTGAAGGTGCTGGAGAAATGTTTAGAGTTACTACTTTAGACCTTAATAACATTCCTAAAACTGAAGAAGGTAAGATAGACTATTCAGAGGATTTCTTTGGTAAAGAAACAAATCTTACTGTTTCAGGACAATTAAACGGAGAATCTTTTGCATTAGCATTTAGAAACATTTATACTTTCGGACCTACTTTTAGAGCTGAAAATTCTAATACTGCTAGACATGCAGCAGAATTCTGGATGATAGAACCTGAAATATCTTTTGCTGATCTTAAAGATGATATGGAACTAGCAGAAGACATGTTAAAGTTTGTTATTAACTATGTTATGGAAGAATGTCCTGAAGAATTAGAATTCTTTAATCAATTTATAGATAAAGGTCTTTTAGAAAGACTTAACCATGTTGTAACTTCTGACTTTGGTAAAGTTACTTATACTGAAGCAGTTGAACTTCTTCAAAAATCAGACAAGAAATTTGAGTACCCAGTAGAATGGGGAATAGATCTTCAAACTGAACATGAACGATATTTAACTGAAGAAATATTTAAGAGACCTGTATTTGTAACTGATTATCCAAAAGATATCAAAGCTTTCTATATGAGACTTAATGAAGATGGAAAAACTGTTGCTGCAATGGACTGTTTAGTTCCTGGAATAGGCGAAATCATCGGTGGTTCTCAAAGAGAAGAAAGACTTGATGTGTTAAAGAAAAAGATGGCTGAATTAAACTTAAATGAAGAAGATTACTGGTGGTACCTAGAATTAAGAAAATATGGTGAAACACCTCACTCTGGATTTGGTTTAGGTTTTGAAAGATTAATTATGTATATAACTGGAATGACAAACATAAGAGACGTTATACCATTCCCAAGAACTACAGGTCAATCAGACTTTTAA
- a CDS encoding M24 family metallopeptidase: MKVDRVKKILRDMEAESLEQMIVTSSAAIFYLTGKWFEVGERMIALYLSTKNEPKLVVNELFPIVEDLGVEVLWYKDTEDPILILSKFIDKEKSLGIDKNWPAHFLIRLMELGAGKAFVNGSPIIDKARAIKDNEEIELMKKASDINDRAMREIWRSIGEVKTEKEMGALLGELYDKEGAEGYSFAPIIAYGANGADPHHEPDKSLLKKGEGVVIDIGCLYNHYCSDMTRTVFYGEPSSKAIEVYNIVKEANLKGEEAVKPGRRFCDVDNAARNHIEVAGYGKYFTHRTGHSIGIEVHDYGNVSAVNEDKLVPGMIFSVEPGIYLSGDVGVRIEDLVLVTDSGVEVLNKVTKDIVVL; the protein is encoded by the coding sequence ATGAAAGTAGACAGAGTTAAAAAAATATTAAGGGATATGGAAGCAGAAAGCTTAGAACAAATGATAGTTACATCCTCAGCTGCTATTTTTTATTTAACAGGTAAATGGTTTGAAGTTGGAGAGCGTATGATAGCTCTTTATTTATCAACTAAGAATGAACCTAAGCTAGTGGTTAATGAGTTATTCCCAATTGTAGAAGATTTGGGTGTGGAAGTTTTATGGTATAAGGATACTGAAGATCCAATACTTATTTTAAGTAAATTTATTGATAAAGAAAAATCACTTGGAATAGATAAGAATTGGCCAGCTCATTTTTTAATAAGATTAATGGAACTAGGAGCAGGAAAAGCATTTGTAAATGGATCTCCAATAATTGATAAGGCTAGAGCAATAAAAGACAATGAAGAAATAGAACTTATGAAAAAAGCTAGTGATATAAATGATAGAGCCATGAGAGAAATTTGGAGAAGCATAGGGGAAGTAAAGACTGAAAAAGAAATGGGAGCATTATTAGGAGAATTATACGATAAAGAAGGAGCGGAAGGGTATTCCTTTGCACCTATAATAGCTTATGGAGCTAATGGGGCAGATCCACACCATGAACCAGACAAATCACTACTTAAAAAAGGAGAAGGGGTGGTTATAGATATTGGATGTTTATACAACCACTATTGTTCAGATATGACAAGAACAGTGTTTTATGGTGAACCTTCAAGTAAAGCAATAGAAGTATATAATATTGTAAAGGAAGCAAATTTAAAGGGAGAGGAAGCTGTTAAACCAGGCAGAAGATTTTGTGATGTTGATAACGCGGCTAGAAATCATATAGAGGTAGCTGGGTATGGAAAGTATTTTACTCATAGAACTGGACATTCTATTGGAATAGAAGTACATGATTATGGTAATGTAAGTGCTGTTAATGAAGATAAGTTAGTACCAGGAATGATCTTCTCAGTAGAACCAGGGATATATCTATCTGGAGATGTAGGAGTAAGAATAGAGGATTTAGTTCTAGTAACAGATTCTGGAGTAGAGGTATTAAATAAAGTAACAAAGGATATTGTAGTTCTTTAA
- a CDS encoding metallophosphoesterase family protein, whose amino-acid sequence MRIAAISDVHGNIYALMSVLEDIDSENIDFIMCLGDLVGYGPHPNEVIALIRRKRIPCLKGNYDASVVDNDFTYIRDTSINSFVLPWTVNELRASNKEFLNNLPSSMTLEFEGKKITFVHGSPRRINEYLLQDSEETAEVMKEFQGNILVAAHTHLPGYKEFNDKLFINDGSVGKPMLGRPNATYAIIDIQGDSKPKVNFKEVPYEYKRIMKDMQLLDFPTRLIDGYESGTE is encoded by the coding sequence ATGAGAATAGCTGCAATATCAGATGTACATGGCAATATATATGCATTAATGAGTGTCCTAGAAGATATAGATAGTGAAAATATTGATTTTATTATGTGCTTAGGAGATCTAGTAGGTTATGGTCCTCATCCAAATGAAGTTATTGCCTTAATTAGGAGAAAGAGAATTCCTTGCTTAAAGGGCAATTACGATGCTTCTGTAGTTGATAATGATTTTACTTACATTAGAGATACTTCTATAAATTCCTTTGTACTTCCATGGACCGTTAATGAGTTAAGGGCCTCAAATAAAGAATTTTTAAATAATCTTCCAAGTTCCATGACACTAGAATTTGAAGGTAAAAAAATAACTTTTGTTCATGGAAGTCCAAGAAGGATAAACGAATATTTATTACAAGACTCGGAGGAAACAGCTGAAGTTATGAAGGAGTTCCAAGGCAACATCTTGGTAGCTGCCCACACTCATTTACCTGGATATAAGGAATTCAATGATAAGTTATTTATAAATGATGGATCAGTTGGTAAACCTATGCTTGGTAGACCTAATGCTACTTATGCAATAATTGATATACAAGGAGATTCAAAGCCTAAGGTTAATTTCAAAGAGGTTCCTTATGAATATAAAAGAATTATGAAGGATATGCAGCTGCTTGATTTTCCAACTAGACTTATAGATGGTTACGAAAGCGGTACCGAATAA
- a CDS encoding alpha/beta fold hydrolase — protein MKKLINRFIKIIVTSLLLLIGFSYLTNLFISISYKDKFKDNKFLELNNYKIRYTDAGSGAPIILVHDFLGSSNDFYSIKDELAKNHRVITIDLPGFGLSSKDSKQEYTYTSFSEAIINLANALSISKFSVLGHGMGGAVAINLSLTHSDRINSLILVNPTIQAGKKQVPIPSVIKKEAYINYYVQGASFSKKFIKNSNMDMDYFREDYYFNRTIPAQTLSKLITTKNTGIPMDKIKTLPNKTLLLFSSNDNSVPASLGMDLNSIIANSKLVVFNNCGHYPFIEAKDLFLKEVNNF, from the coding sequence ATGAAGAAATTGATTAATCGTTTTATTAAAATAATAGTAACTTCATTATTACTACTTATAGGTTTTTCTTATCTTACGAATTTATTCATTTCTATTTCGTATAAAGATAAATTTAAAGATAATAAGTTTCTAGAATTAAATAATTATAAAATTAGGTATACGGATGCGGGAAGTGGCGCACCTATAATCCTTGTTCATGACTTTTTAGGAAGTTCTAATGATTTTTATTCAATTAAAGATGAACTTGCAAAAAATCATAGAGTGATTACTATAGATTTACCTGGCTTTGGTCTTTCCTCAAAAGATTCAAAACAAGAATATACATATACTTCATTTAGTGAAGCCATAATTAATTTAGCTAATGCATTATCAATTAGTAAATTTTCAGTACTAGGACATGGAATGGGAGGGGCTGTTGCAATAAACCTATCTCTAACTCATTCAGATAGAATTAATTCCTTGATTTTAGTAAATCCCACAATACAAGCTGGTAAAAAACAAGTACCTATACCTTCAGTAATTAAGAAGGAAGCATACATAAACTATTATGTTCAAGGAGCAAGCTTTTCTAAGAAATTTATTAAAAACAGCAACATGGATATGGATTACTTTAGAGAAGACTACTATTTTAATAGGACTATTCCCGCTCAAACCCTTAGTAAACTAATTACTACTAAGAATACAGGAATTCCTATGGATAAAATAAAAACCCTACCTAATAAGACTTTACTCTTATTTAGTTCAAATGATAACTCCGTCCCAGCTTCACTAGGTATGGACTTAAATAGTATTATTGCTAATAGTAAGCTAGTTGTCTTTAATAATTGTGGTCATTATCCATTTATTGAAGCAAAGGATTTGTTTTTAAAAGAAGTTAATAATTTTTAA
- a CDS encoding magnesium transporter CorA family protein, producing MINIYKTTSETDLTLKTIENIEAGCWVNVVAPTEQEIILLAKKTGVPLEFLKAPLDDEETSRIDIIDNNILVIVDIPFTEMEDNSLTYDTYPLAIIHTEKEIITVCLKNSKILTDFAKGVIRGFYTFKRSRFILQILSKIATYYLLYLRQIDKKSLMIEKKLHKSMKNKELIQMLSLEKSLVYFSTSLKSNEITLEKMMKMSIMQKYPEDNDVLEDVIIENKQAIEMAGIYSDILAGTMDAFASVIANNLNIVMKVLAAVTIVMSIPNMISGIFGMNVGGNPFSESPVGLISVVGFIVFLCVVAALILKKKDMF from the coding sequence ATGATAAATATTTATAAGACTACAAGTGAAACAGATCTTACATTGAAGACTATAGAAAATATTGAAGCTGGATGTTGGGTAAATGTTGTGGCCCCTACAGAGCAAGAAATAATATTACTAGCAAAGAAGACTGGGGTACCTCTTGAATTTTTAAAGGCTCCTTTAGATGATGAAGAAACTTCAAGAATTGATATTATAGATAATAATATTTTGGTTATAGTGGATATTCCATTTACTGAAATGGAGGACAACTCATTAACTTATGATACCTATCCTTTAGCAATAATACATACTGAAAAAGAAATCATAACAGTATGTTTAAAGAATTCAAAAATATTAACAGATTTCGCTAAAGGTGTAATAAGAGGTTTTTATACATTTAAAAGATCAAGATTTATACTACAGATATTAAGTAAAATAGCAACATACTATCTTCTATACTTAAGACAAATAGATAAGAAGAGTTTAATGATAGAGAAGAAACTTCATAAATCAATGAAGAATAAAGAATTGATTCAAATGTTATCACTAGAAAAATCTTTGGTATATTTCTCAACTTCACTTAAATCAAATGAAATAACCTTAGAAAAAATGATGAAGATGTCAATAATGCAGAAGTACCCTGAGGATAATGATGTATTAGAAGACGTTATTATAGAAAATAAGCAAGCTATAGAGATGGCAGGAATATATAGTGATATACTAGCAGGCACAATGGATGCCTTCGCATCAGTAATTGCAAATAACTTAAATATTGTAATGAAGGTATTAGCTGCAGTAACTATAGTTATGTCTATTCCTAATATGATTTCAGGAATATTTGGAATGAATGTTGGAGGAAATCCATTTTCAGAAAGCCCAGTAGGTCTTATATCTGTAGTTGGATTTATAGTTTTCCTATGTGTTGTAGCTGCTTTAATATTAAAGAAAAAAGATATGTTTTAA
- a CDS encoding zinc ribbon domain-containing protein: protein MFFIGIFGIETKQKEIKRIASASCKECRTGELILYKQFNMFHFFFIPLIKWGVRYYLVCRDCNTVYEISKEKGKAVEESIEEITYWDLKVLRRGDVKVYCSNCHREVNEEFEYCPHCGSKI, encoded by the coding sequence ATGTTTTTTATAGGTATTTTTGGTATTGAAACAAAACAAAAAGAAATTAAAAGGATAGCATCAGCATCATGTAAAGAATGTAGGACTGGTGAGCTAATATTATATAAACAATTTAATATGTTTCACTTCTTTTTTATTCCACTAATTAAATGGGGAGTAAGATACTACCTAGTATGCAGAGATTGTAATACTGTCTATGAAATATCTAAGGAAAAAGGTAAGGCTGTAGAAGAGAGTATTGAAGAAATAACTTACTGGGATTTGAAGGTATTGCGTAGGGGAGATGTTAAAGTATACTGTAGTAATTGTCATAGGGAAGTGAATGAAGAATTTGAATACTGCCCACATTGTGGAAGTAAAATATAA